The sequence ttgcGATTGAATTGAggtggttttttttttgtaaataaaaggtATTTGTAAAGATAAAAGATAAGGAAAAAGATGTGGGTCCATgttcaaaaaaggaaagtgtcatacttttggtagacacccaaaatggcaaaaatgccatactttttcgtggacggaaggagtatattatATCTcgtatttcttatatatatactctttttgtccctgaaaattgtgactTTATTACCATATCGGAATatccctgaaaattgtgacattttcttatttggaaatgacctGACAAACTTTCCCTCTCACTATTAACAAAATGGTGTGAACCCAATCTCCACTCAAACACATCTATcatactttttcttaaaacttatGGTACCTCCGTTGGATCATAATTTTTAGGAACGAATGaagtatataataataataattttaaaaaataaaatttgtagtCACCAGATCCGCTACTATATAGGTATATATATGGTATGCATATCTACGacataaaaaaatcatcaatggaATAAACCCAATAAATTAAGTTGCAATGTCACACGTATGTTCTATCTGGGCACAACATCAAcatgaatatatatttatactttaCTAATTATAACTATCAAATATTCTCCCGTCCCCTAAAAATATATCACATAAGAGATCGtgcgaattttaagaaaaaaattaatagtaaatAAAGtgtaaaatgaaaatgagtggttgtaGTTGAATTGATTGTGGAGTTATGTAAAAATAAGTGATTGTGGTTAAATGAAGAAAGTGAGGTCATGTTCCAAAATAGAAGTGATACACTCTTATGGTACagacgaaaataaaaaatgtgataCACTCTTATAGAACGGAGGAAATAGTATattatactccccccgtcccggccaagacgctacatttgcttttttgcacgggatttaaggagttgtagattaatgttttaagtgtgtaataataaagtgataaagtaggagagagaaagtaataaagtgataaaataagaaagagaatgtaataaagtgataaagtaggagagagaaggtaataaagaaatacttaattagtgttaattaagtgtttaaaattccttatttttgccaaatatagaaatgtagcatcttcgttgggacggcccgaaaagaaatatgtagcatcttgggccggacggagggagtactttactTGAGCACCGGTACTCTATGTGAGTATCACTCACATTTAACTTttattaactttatattttttattttatacatttgTTTTATTGTAaactttataaattattattaaaattatttattttaaaaaatacataaaaggTAAAATTCGATTTGTTCATAAATATTTCCTTTCactttaaatatttaataaaagaaGCAAATCgaactttaatttttacatGTAAAAATGCATCTAAGCATAAAGTAATTTTACTTCTTCAGAAATCTGATGTGGACATTAAAATTTAGTTACAtttaagagagagaaaataaaaaattgaaataacgAAATTTCTTTAACATAATatttaaaacattaattaagCATCAAAATTTAGGGTAAGTTGAATTAGTGGAATTAAAAAGCGTAGGAAGTAAGTAGAGTCCATACAAGAATGTGATGAAAAATGCATGTGTAATGAGATTGAAAGTGGAAAGGGCAAATAGGTAAAATGAGAGCAACGACAAGTAATGCTTTTTGGGTAGAAGATTGGGCGGCGAGAAAAAGATGAGGTGCGAAAAAGGCTCGTTTTGTCGTGTAGTGGGACTTGGTCGTAGCTCAGCAAGTGGTCCACATCTCACCGAAAGCGACGCGTCACTGCTCAACTGCACACCGACGTGTCCTTCCGATAATAATGCTCGTGAATCCCCCACCTATACGACATCGTTTCCACTTCAGATATCGTCAACGCATTGCATCATCATGAAATCTGCATTTCGTCATCCTCTTATAACAAAATTTTACTACTCACTCTTAAGTTTTCACTCCGggaacgacacgagttttaaaaaaatagtgaataatagttaataataatgatattaatatattattgtgagtgaagtttggatctcactattgttgtgagtgaaaaTTTGTGGATCCTACTGCTATAAATGTGAATGGAAATAATATCTTCGACggatcaaaatgacaaaagtggtAACGATATCatggacgaaggaagtatatcATTTCCTCCCCTAAAAGAGTAACATTTGAGGGATGATATGAATTTAAGAAATATTTGGTAGATAATATGTTGAgtggaaaaaataatttactattatttaaaaaaatgtgaTAATATGTGTTAGATAATGTATGGGATCATATTCCAAAATAGAAATGATACTTTCTTATTAGACAAACGAAAAtcaaaaaaatgatattttctcaTGGGACAAAGGGAATACTTTTATTTCCTTCATTTTTACATCATTTTTGGTGGTACGagatttaataaatattactttatttgtccctcaaacatcttcctaagggggacgacacaagttttaataaaagtttatatttaatgagtgaaaaaaagatcccacaaattaaaaaaagtaaTGAAACTCTTTCACATGCACATAGAGCATATGTTAGGACCAATGAAACCATGACGTTTAATAGAATCAAATGTAGGGAGACGCCTAAGGATGATCCGCCAACTAATAATAGAACATCGAACTGGAATAGATAGGGCCTAGATCTATTTTCCCCAGTTAACCGACGATTATACAAGAGCCAAATAATCTCTAACAGAAGCTGAAGTGACTTCACTAAAATTAGCGTGAATTCATGAGTGCTTGTATGTCGTACCAATAGCAGGGGTAGAGATGAAATCAAAAGCAACGTCCAATATTTCAAAAATGAAGGGCTCTGTAAAGTGTCATGCCTCCCCATAAAAGCAGTATGAGACCTTTTGATGAAGAGATGAATGCATATAAGAGGGAATATGCAACCGATATGCCAGACGATATCCAAGCCAGTTATTATCCAATCAAAAGAGAATAATACTACTATCACCAATAGAGCAAAGAGagtctgaaaaaaaaaatattagtaacaACAGACCTGACACCCAGCTAAACCGAGGAAGAGAAGCAACGAGAAGCCGCATCGAAGTAATCCATTAGAAGAGTAGGGAAAGAGAATAAAACCAAATGAATTGGAAGTGATAATGTTCCAACTTAAATGGAGCATAAGCTCTTtattgatgaaaaaaaaaacccccCCCAAAGAACCAGGCCACCCTTAAACTTAGGGGCACAAACATGATTTCAAGCAATAGAAGAGTGCGAGCGAAGAGGTGCAACCCGTCCAAATAAAATTGTGACAAACCCTATCCAACATGTGAAGAAGCTTCGCAGGCCATTTGTAAATAAACATACTATGAGTGACCACAATATGAATAACCGAGGAAAAGAGATAGATACAAAAGTTGTTGACCTTGCCAATGAAAAAAGTTAACAATAATCTTATCTTTGAAATGCATAAGCCTGGCAGAGCTAGCTTTACTCGCAAAAATAGGCACGCCAATGTAAATAAAGAGAGTATAATAGCATAGATATCTAAAATAGAATCCAGCATCAAGCAATTATTTTTAGCCGCCCGACATAATATCAGCACATCATCCACCTACAATAGGTGCAAAGGAAAATTATAAGATCTGGACATACGCATCGAAGTGATAAAACGCGCCTCCATAGCAAATACAATAATCTACTAATGACAGCTTCTACAATGCCAAAGAAAATGTGATACAGAGGGTCCCCCTGTTGAACACCCCGACTGCAAGAGAAATAACCATGAAGCGAGCCATTAAACATAATAGAAATATAAGCTGAAGCCAAAATGATTTGGATCCAAGTACAGAACAGAGGTGGGAAACCAAAGGCATAAAGCACAACATTCACAAACAACCATCGAAAGGTATCAAAGGCTTTTTGAATATGGACCTTAATCGCCATATTCCTGCCCTAAAGTGAACATTCCATGAAATTTACACTTTACTGCCATGAATAGAATTAAATTGGTTAAGGGTAACAATAACTGCAGCAATGGAATTAAGGCGAGACACCAAAATTTTAGTGATGACTTTGAATAAAAAATTTCCTAGAACAATAGggcgaaaataaaaaattggttgCGCTAGGCTTCTTAGGTATTAGACTAAGGATATTAGCATTCAACCCTTGAGAAAAATAACTGTGTGAAAAAAAGCATTGGACCGCCACCACAATATCAGTAGTGATAATATTCTAGGTTGCATGGAAAAAAGGATCCATTATAACCATTGGACCAGGAGCACTGTTACGATCCATAGAGAAAATCGTGGCTTGGATTTTCTCTATATCCAAAAACTTGAGCAACATAGCAGAATGAGGCTCCGTAACAAAGGCATGATATTATTATCAATCCAAGAATCATCCACACCCTCCGAGGGCTATTTAGAGAAAAGAGATTGGTAAAAATCCAAAACGTGGTTGGCTATAGTTGTATTATCAGAAACTAAAACCTCATCAATAAGCAAATGGTTGATATATTGCCGAGAACGACGAAGTTTAACCATATTATGGAAAAAACGAGTATTTTTATCACAATCTTGAAGCCATTTGATATGATTTTGTTGTTTCAAAATCGAGGATTGACGTGTAAGCATAACACTCATCTTAGCCTGAATCTTAATCTCTTGATCCAAAGATCATTAGTATACCCGACACTATCATTATGCCATTGAAGATCGCCCAGTTTATCTTGCAAATCAATAATGCTTTTGTTGAAGTTTCAAAAGACGTCTTTGTTTTTGTACATAACACGGACAACAGGACATAGAGTGGCGCATGGCATATGCTAGGAGTCGCCAAACTAATTAAAGAAATCCCTCATGAGTGAGTTGTATATTCAGAAAACGAAAGGACTTGTTAGGCGCCGAGGAAGAATGATGACACTGTAGAAGAATCAACGAATGATCAGACCCAATACTTGCCAAAAAGAAGAATACTAATGGTGTCCCAGATATTGACAACATCGTCCGTAAGAAGCACTCTATCAAGCACAGATTCAACAGGATAGGGAAAACGACGACAACCCATCCATGTGAAGAAAGGCACATAGTGGGGAGATTGGACCAACATAACGTCATAGATAAACCTCTTGAAATCTCTACAAGAAATAACATTGACGTCTACAACGTCTTTCATGAGCGCTAAGAACCGCGTTGAAGTCTTCcatacatataaataaaattatgtcaTTTCGTAATGAGTAATTAATACTggcatcataaaaataaaaatatatcacaaaattttatatttgaaggtttattaatttataattaataaaattaagggTATTTGCCTGTAAATTCAAAAAGTTTTCACGAATTTTGAAATAGCActtattctttaaaaatttccTCAGAATTCATaatcttttgttttcttataATTTATGTCTGATCATCGATTTTCTTCAACGTGAACGTCGAAAAATGAGATTGTGGCTGCTGGAAATGACACCGTGGCCGCCAAAAATGACATTTGGACTCAAATATGACACTTGcactaaaaaatatattttaaaaataataaaaaaataaaaacaaaaacacccCTTCCTTTGTCGTGTTCCCTTAACCCAAACCTTAATTTCCCCTCCCCCACCTGCCGTTGCCGCCCTCTTGCCAGACAATGACAACTTGTTCTCAAATCTTGTGGCGAATCTCAAATCCTCCTTCCACGTCTACTACGACGACGTCCCTAGAGACGAAGACCCACCCGAGCACACCGAAGCACCATTCCGTCTGGGAGATCAAGGTTGCTCCTGTACAGGCTAATGAGATGATGAATCTGAAGCGAGCGACGGTGGTTTCtcactcctcctcatcctctCTCTCATTCGTGTTGTGGTATTTATCGATGTCGCAGTCCTTGTTCTCCAATCCGCTATCGACGTCGGCGTACGTGCACAGAAGGCGTACGCTTCTCCAGTTGGGGATCGTCGTTTGACGAGAGGGCAATGGCTGCGAACGATCACTATATAATATCGTAAAGGCGCGTGGCGGTCGCTCTGCAAAGAGAGCGTTTGTGTCGATCATCGGCCGTGGATCCGTCGCTTGAGGGAGAAGACCGTACGGACGCCGATAAGGGGCGGCGACAGGTAAGGGagggggaattagggtttgggttAGGGAGAACATGACATGGGAATGAGGAGAGgggaattttattatttttattttttattattctttaaaATAGTATTTTTAGGTCCAAGTGTCATTTTCGGCGGCCACAATGTCATTTTTCGACGTCCACGTTGAAGAAAACTAATGACCGAATATAAATTAGAAGAAAACAAAAGGTTATGGATTAtgatgaaattttaaaaaattagatgCAATTTCAGAATTCGTGAAAACTTTTTGAATTAATAGATAATCACCCCTCaactttatttatatttttatatgtaataAATATAATGTACATAGAAGCATGTGCGGATATAATTAAGTTTTCTTATATCTAAAGATATAACAATTTTTTGGAACACATTTTAGAATTATATCACTACTAGATGCTTTACTGTGATGCTAGTAATGCTCCTCCTCACTTTTTATAAAGATGAGAGATCATATTACAAATCAAAATCATCCCATTCATTAActcaataaaagaaaatgatagGGAGAGAACTCATTTTCTTTGAGAGGAAGCACACTAGGTAATTAAAATTGTATTTTAATATGGGAAGTATTTGCTACCATTCtctaattttaattagtgtACAACACATGTTAATATGTTATGTATCTATTACATTTAGTAGAGCTGTCAAAATAGGCTGAAAttggcccggcccgcccgtagttttggccgggTTGGGCTAGGATTTttaaggcaaaaaaaaaaaccaggCCTCCCAGGCCCGACCCACGCGGCCCGCCAGGTCACGCGGGCCGTGGCCCGAAAAGCCCGCTGGCTTTCGGGCCTAAATTGGCTCGTCAGTTATAGgctattttaaattcattaatcatTATTCCTCCAAGAGTCCAAGTCCAAAAAAAGTTTGTCCAAGTCGTCTGATTGCAAATTGAAATTAGGATTTAAATCCTCACTTAGTCATTTAATATTATAGTActtactattaattttttattttttttatcaggaaaAAAGCAAATAAGATTAAAGAGGGGTACTGGGGGTACCAAGAAACCAGGTTCAGAGTACAGTAGAGGAGAAAAAGGAGAAAGGAAGAAGATGCAGCCaccaggaaaagaagaagaaggagcagGGGAAAAAAGAAGGAACGAAAAACCAGAAGCTAACGAAAGGAGATCATCCAAGCTTTGAAATCTCTCGCTGCGGGTTTCGAGCCGAAAGCCGAGCTCCACGTCCATGTTCTTGATTTGATTTCTCTAATCAGATTGTCCTTGCTCCAAGAAGATTTGCTGAATTTGCACTCATTTCTCAGGTTCCAGATGCACCAAACCGAGCGGATCCACAGGCTTCTAAGTGTGCAAGCATCTTTCTTGTTGCCGAGATTAGAGAAAGTGTTGAAGTGCTCTTTAGCACGTGGTTGTAATGCCATCTGAACTCCGAGCCAGGAAAGCAGTTCATACCAGATTTCAGAGGTTCTTTGACATCCAAAAAATAGATGGTTTGAGTCTTCCTGTTGTGATCGGCAAAAAATGCAATCTGCTTCGACGTTCGAAATAGAAATCTGTCTTCTTATCAGATTTTCGCACGTCGCCATCCTATCTTTAAGGATTCTCCAAGCCGTAAACTTTGCCTTTTGTGTAGCTGCTGCTTTCCATATGCTTCTGAATTCCTTTCCGATGCTGGACTGAGTGTTTGATGAGAGCTCCTTACTGATCTCTTTGTAAGCAGAGTTAACGGAGAAGAAACCATTTGGGGATGGTTTCCAAATCCACCTGTCGTTCTTCCCTGAAATTAGAGGCACATTATTGATAAAAGACGTTAGTTCCTCAAGATTGGACTGCTCCCTATCCCTCAGGTCCCTCTCCCACTCCAGTTTCTATTTCCAGATGCCTTGATCCCATTCCCCCATGTCTCTAATGTATCCTCCCTTGTTGCTATTTATGCGAAAAAGTCTAGAGAACCTATCCCTCAATCTAATTTCCCCTTGCCACGCATGATGCCAAAACTTAAACAGATTACCCTCCCCAATTTTAATATCTAGATTATCTCGAAACCAACTCCCTTTCTCACCCTGACTCAAGCCCAAAACCCTCTTCCACCATCCCGCTTCCCTCACTCTACTCTTTTCAAGCCTAAAACCCTCCTCGTCCCAAAGGATATCACCCTTAGAAGCTCTCATAACTCTGACCCACAAGCTGTCTCTCTCATTAAGAAACCTCCACAACCACTTCAACATGAGTGCCTTATTGAATCTCTCAAGATCGATGAAACCCAAACCCCCCTCTTTTGGATCAGCACATAAGTCATTCCATTTAAGCCAATGGATTTTCTTTTGCCCCCCTACTCCTCCCCCCTCCCTACCCCCCACAGAAAGTTACTCAGCAAGGACTGCAAATTACGCAAGACTTTTTTTGGGAAAATGGAGAAGGATAGATGGTAAATCGGAATGGAGGTAAGGATTGAACGAATAAGGGTTGATCTCCCAGCCATCGACAGCTTCCTGTTGTTCCACTTGATGATTTTTTGTTTGATCTTCTCCTCAACAAAAGACCATTCACTCGCTCTATTAAGTCTCGAGCCGATTCTAATACCCAAATATTTTGTCGGAAGAGAATCTAATTTGCAGCCGATGACCGAAGCCAACTGCAAACAGATAGGGCTCGGGATTCCAATACCAAACAAACTGCTTTTCTCGAAGTTAACAGAAAGGCCCGAAAGCTTCTCAAGAAGAGTTAAAATGCTTTTAAAAGCCCAAGCATGTGAAACCTTACCAGAGGCAACGAACATGGTGTCGTCCGCGTATTGTAAGTGAGAGACTTTGATTTTTTCCACCCCAATTTCCACTGGTTCCAGTAACTTCTCCTTGACTGCTCTTTCGGTTAAGAGGCTTAGGCCTTCGGCAACAATTAAGTAAAGAAACGGTGAAAGTGGATCACCTTGTCTCAGACCTCTCTCCAGCTGAAATTCGCCCGACGGGCTACCGTTGATGAGCACGTTAGCTGTGGAAGATCTAAGGCAACCAGAAATCCAGTTTCTCCACCTTTGGCTAAACCTCATCTTGCCCATCATAATATCCAAAAAGCTCCAATCGACGGTGTCATAAGCCTTGGCGAAGTCGACTTTGAAAAGTAAAGtccctttctttctcttcttTGACTCGTCAATAATTTCATTTAAGACAATCACCCCGTCTAGAATGAATCTCCCTTCGATAAAAGCACTTTGGCTGTCGGAGATAATGAAATTCATTACCTGTTTCAGTCTTCCAGCGAGAACTTTCGCTAAGACCTTATACATGCAGTTGATGAGAGAGATGGGGCGATAATCCTTCAGACAAGAGGCCGAGTCCTTTTTCGGAATCAGAACAAGGAATGACGGATTGCAGCCTCTAGCTAAAGATCCATGAGAGTGAAATTCTCCCATAACTTTCATGATGTCTTCTTTTAGGATATTCCAGCActtctttatgaaatgaaagttGAATCCGTCTGGCCCCGGGCTTTTTCCTCCATCACAACTCCACACGGCCATCTTGACCTCTTCCTCGGTGAAAGAAGCGTCAAGCTTGCTTCTCATCTCTTCAGTGATGCCCTTCTGTACAAAATCATCAGGGAGAGTAGGTTTACAACCCGATCTAATTTTGAATTGGTTTTCAAAGTGAGATCGAATTTCCTTTTTTACTTCCCCGGGATCCTCCAACCATCTGTCCTTAACATGAAGGCCTGCAATGTGATTCTTTGCTCTTCTCCCATTTATTGCTTTATGGTAAAAGCTGTTGTTGATATCTCCGTCCTTCAACCAGCGAATTTTTGCTTTTTGTGCCAAAAGATCATCTCTGTTTTTCATAAGAATGTTCAGCTTTGTCGTTG comes from Salvia miltiorrhiza cultivar Shanhuang (shh) chromosome 3, IMPLAD_Smil_shh, whole genome shotgun sequence and encodes:
- the LOC131018471 gene encoding uncharacterized protein LOC131018471; translation: MKIFSYNVRGLGSKVKKREVREIIQNQNIDFCMIQETKMESFGDYDNKIIWGSDNVGGVSRKAEGRSGGILTLWNPINFSCSSSWDIPGALFVNGRWNPGKIDICLINVYAPQSLADRWFCGIKLQMKELGEELSFRQEIFRASTLSSEERTLKTSVFKVENTLGTNLKGCWQEVSKERYRTTVRSLLTQKRLIGGQKLSGWSSFVFKEKMKRLKTDLKSWNRVSFGSLEENISRLKSVLQEWDIADETSGLNEEEILQRNETTTKLNILMKNRDDLLAQKAKIRWLKDGDINNSFYHKAINGRRAKNHIAGLHVKDRWLEDPGEVKKEIRSHFENQFKIRSGCKPTLPDDFVQKGITEEMRSKLDASFTEEEVKMAVWSCDGGKSPGPDGFNFHFIKKCWNILKEDIMKVMGEFHSHGSLARGCNPSFLVLIPKKDSASCLKDYRPISLINCMYKVLAKVLAGRLKQVMNFIISDSQSAFIEGRFILDGVIVLNEIIDESKKRKKGTLLFKVDFAKAYDTVDWSFLDIMMGKMRFSQRWRNWISGCLRSSTANVLINGSPSGEFQLERGLRQGDPLSPFLYLIVAEGLSLLTERAVKEKLLEPVEIGVEKIKVSHLQYADDTMFVASGKVSHAWAFKSILTLLEKLSGLSVNFEKSSLFGIGIPSPICLQLASVIGCKLDSLPTKYLGIRIGSRLNRASEWSFVEEKIKQKIIKWNNRKLSMAGRSTLIRSILTSIPIYHLSFSIFPKKVLRNLQSLLKGGLGFIDLERFNKALMLKWLWRFLNERDSLWVRVMRASKGDILWDEEGFRLEKSRVREAGWWKRVLGLSQGEKGSWFRDNLDIKIGEGNLFKFWHHAWQGEIRLRDRFSRLFRINSNKGGYIRDMGEWDQGKNDRWIWKPSPNGFFSVNSAYKEISKELSSNTQSSIGKEFRSIWKAAATQKAKFTAWRILKDRMATCENLIRRQISISNVEADCIFCRSQQEDSNHLFFGCQRTSEIWYELLSWLGVQMALQPRAKEHFNTFSNLGNKKDACTLRSLWIRSVWCIWNLRNECKFSKSSWSKDNLIREIKSRTWTWSSAFGSKPAARDFKAWMISFR